A stretch of Artemia franciscana unplaced genomic scaffold, ASM3288406v1 Scaffold_3713, whole genome shotgun sequence DNA encodes these proteins:
- the LOC136043212 gene encoding uncharacterized protein LOC136043212: protein MAIEPPGPVSHPDTITVCGTLVEVVKNFTYLGSVLSNDGSVDEEVCSRISKASSIVGRLNSLWRMPHISRRTKMRIYNASVSSVLLYAAETWPLKSTILKMIDVCQTKQLRRIEGFRWDDFVSNTRLLTLTSQVPFSVQIAQRSLRWFGHLLRMPTSTPARIVYDFDPKAHGWSCPRGRPQTRWKDSLDKFLVMANIAVDEASHLAADRSAWRSQVAKLSMPHPMRQEP from the coding sequence ATGGCAATTGAACCCCCAGGTCCAGTCTCGCACCCTGATACCATAACTGTCTGCGGAACACTTGTTGAAGTCGTTAAAAACTTCACTTACCTCGGCTCTGTGCTGTCTAATGATGGCTCCGTAGACGAAGAGGTATGCAGCCGAATATCGAAAGCCTCTTCCATCGTCGGTAGACTCAACAGTCTATGGAGAATGCCGCACATCTCAAGGCGTACGAAAATGCGAATCTATAACGCATCCGTAAGCTCCGTCCTGCTCTACGCGGCGGAAACCTGGCCCCTCAAATCAACCATCCTTAAAATGATAGACGTTTGCCAGACGAAACAGCTTCGCCGGATCGAGGGATTCCGGTGGGATGATTTTGTAAGCAACACAAGGTTGCTTACTCTCACCTCCCAGGTGCCATTCTCCGTCCAGATAGCGCAGAGGTCTCTCAGATGGTTCGGACACCTCCTACGAATGCCGACATCAACGCCAGCCCGAATAGTGTACGATTTCGACCCAAAAGCCCATGGCTGGTCTTGCCCGAGGGGCAGACCTCAGACAAGGTGGAAAGACAGCCTCGACAAATTCTTGGTGATGGCCAACATTGCTGTCGACGAGGCGTCTCATTTAGCAGCAGACCGGTCCGCCTGGAGAAGTCAAGTTGCGAAGCTCTCTATGCCGCACCCCATGCGGCAGGAGCCTTAA